A window of Gossypium raimondii isolate GPD5lz chromosome 7, ASM2569854v1, whole genome shotgun sequence genomic DNA:
CTTCATTCGACAGAGTTGAGAAACAGTTCTCGGATCGAGAAAACGACGTCGACGGCGATGACTTGTTCTTCCTCGGCGATTCCAAACTCCTCCGAAACAAATGTCTCATCGCAGAGATCAAATCCTCGGCGGGATTCGCCGGTGGACTCGACGATTTAAACTGCCCACAAAACTTCATGTGCCGATCCATTGCTTCGTTAGTCGTGATATCTTCCTCCGATCTAACCGTCTCGTCGTTAACGGCCTCCGAACAAAGCCCGCAAAGCCACCGCCCTTCGAATTTTTCTCTTACGCTAGCAATGTAAGCTTGCGTACACTCCTCCGTTAAACCGCAACAATCGCACTCCGCAAGCTTCACAATAACAACGGGCTCCGTTTTTTTACCTTCTTTCATAACCGATGCCGCCATTGGAGTCCACCTGCAAAACACCTTAAATTCAgctcaaaatatttcaaaaaaaaaaaagaagaagaaaaggagcagtttatttttttaatttcttttcgaACCTAGATGAGGAACTTTGTTTATCTCTCTTTTTCCCACTCCCTTTCTTGgaatttaacttgattttcagCAACAAGCATCAGAGGAAGAACAATGAATTTCATATACATCTCAGAGCCTAAATTggctctctttttttctcttctaaaaGCAAAATTTAAGTGAAAAGATGGAAGAAAAACACAGGTGTGAATCTCAATTGCATTTGATACTTATttctgcctttttttttttctctctgatTTGTTTtctatatgaaagaaaattctgattcatatcatataaatagaaGATTAGGAAGAATAGTCGAGAGAAAGAGATAAAGCCCCCAATCATTGGGCGATTGAAAGCCATTGGCTCTCCACGGCACCGTTTTTTTAACCCCACGGtcatttttggttaaatttttcga
This region includes:
- the LOC105800056 gene encoding uncharacterized protein LOC105800056, which gives rise to MAASVMKEGKKTEPVVIVKLAECDCCGLTEECTQAYIASVREKFEGRWLCGLCSEAVNDETVRSEEDITTNEAMDRHMKFCGQFKSSSPPANPAEDLISAMRHLFRRSLESPRKNKSSPSTSFSRSENCFSTLSNEEVRT